The proteins below are encoded in one region of Streptomyces cyanogenus:
- a CDS encoding GntR family transcriptional regulator, with translation MAEQLTGLAGDRVLLGRTSTAERVADVLRSRIAEGYFPPGTRLSEDSIGGALGVSRNTLREAFRLLTHERLLIHELNRGVFVRVLTVEDVEDIYRTRSLVECAVVRGLGPPPYRLGGLIAAVEEGRTAAAENDWKELGTANIHFHRELVALAGSERTDELMRSVFAELRLAFHVVDHPRRLHEPYLARNARILQALQAGDRRGAERLLETYLADSLERVVEVYRRRVGEDAAGTS, from the coding sequence ATGGCAGAGCAGCTGACGGGACTGGCCGGCGACCGTGTCCTCCTGGGCCGTACCAGCACCGCGGAGCGGGTGGCGGACGTCCTCAGAAGCCGCATCGCCGAGGGCTACTTCCCGCCCGGCACCCGGCTGTCGGAGGACAGCATCGGCGGGGCGCTCGGCGTCTCCCGCAACACCCTGCGCGAGGCGTTCCGGCTGCTCACCCACGAGCGCCTGCTGATCCACGAGCTCAACCGCGGGGTCTTCGTACGAGTCCTGACCGTCGAGGACGTGGAGGACATCTACCGCACGCGCTCCCTGGTCGAGTGCGCCGTCGTGCGCGGGCTCGGCCCACCCCCGTACCGGCTGGGCGGGCTGATCGCGGCGGTCGAGGAGGGGCGGACGGCGGCCGCGGAGAACGACTGGAAAGAGCTGGGTACCGCCAACATCCACTTCCACCGGGAACTCGTCGCCCTGGCCGGCAGCGAACGCACCGACGAACTGATGCGCAGCGTCTTCGCCGAACTCCGCCTCGCCTTTCACGTCGTCGACCACCCGCGCCGCCTGCACGAGCCGTACCTCGCCCGAAACGCCCGGATCCTGCAGGCCCTGCAGGCCGGGGACCGGCGCGGCGCGGAACGGCTGCTGGAGACGTACCTCGCGGACTCCCTGGAACGGGTCGTCGAGGTGTACCGGCGCCGGGTCGGAGAGGATGCGGCTGGCACCTCTTGA
- a CDS encoding MFS transporter produces the protein MSTTPPPRSPSAASTGALPVRAGHTDDDGAFGWLRALGPRGRRAFAGAFGGYALDSYDYFTLPLSMVALAAYFGLDSGQTGLFTTVTLVTSAVGGAAAGVLADRVGRVRALMVTVITYAVFTVACGFAPTYETLLAFRALQGLGFGGEWAVGAILVAEYASARHRGRTLGAIQSSWAVGWGLAAAVYTLVFSLAGDDLAWRVMFWTGALPALLVVWLRRGVHDAPTATATREQDARRGSFAEIFRPGRDGAPGLLRTTVFASLLSTGVQGGYYTLATWVPTYLKSERGLSVVGTGGYLTFLISGAFLGYLTGGQLTDRLGRRNNIWLFALLSALCILVYANIPHGADTLLLVLGFPLGFCMSAIFSGFGSYLSELYPTAVRGTGQGFTYNTGRAVGAVFPTLVGFLADSWGVGGALVFGAVGYGLAALALLGLPETRGKELA, from the coding sequence ATGAGCACGACTCCACCGCCCCGTTCCCCCTCCGCCGCCTCCACCGGCGCACTGCCCGTGCGGGCCGGACACACCGACGACGACGGCGCGTTCGGCTGGCTGCGCGCCCTCGGCCCGCGTGGCCGGCGCGCCTTCGCCGGCGCCTTCGGCGGCTATGCCCTGGATTCCTACGACTACTTCACCCTGCCGCTGAGCATGGTGGCGCTCGCGGCGTACTTCGGTCTCGATAGCGGCCAGACCGGCCTGTTCACCACGGTCACGCTGGTGACCTCGGCGGTCGGCGGCGCCGCGGCGGGCGTGCTCGCGGACCGGGTGGGCCGGGTCCGCGCCCTGATGGTCACGGTGATCACGTACGCCGTCTTCACCGTCGCCTGCGGCTTCGCGCCCACCTACGAGACCCTGCTGGCCTTCCGCGCCCTCCAGGGCCTCGGCTTCGGCGGCGAGTGGGCCGTCGGCGCGATCCTCGTCGCCGAGTACGCGAGCGCGCGCCACCGGGGCCGCACGCTCGGCGCGATCCAGAGTTCCTGGGCGGTCGGCTGGGGACTGGCGGCGGCCGTCTACACGCTGGTCTTCTCCCTCGCCGGCGACGACCTGGCCTGGCGGGTGATGTTCTGGACCGGCGCGCTGCCGGCGCTGCTCGTGGTGTGGCTGCGCCGCGGGGTGCACGACGCGCCCACGGCGACGGCGACCCGGGAACAGGATGCGCGGCGCGGCTCGTTCGCGGAGATCTTCCGGCCCGGCCGGGACGGCGCCCCGGGCCTGCTGCGCACCACGGTCTTCGCGAGTCTGCTGTCCACCGGTGTGCAGGGCGGCTACTACACGCTGGCGACCTGGGTGCCGACGTACCTGAAGTCGGAGCGCGGTCTGTCGGTCGTCGGCACCGGCGGCTATCTGACCTTCCTGATCTCCGGCGCCTTCCTCGGCTACCTGACCGGCGGTCAGCTCACCGACCGGCTCGGCCGGCGGAACAACATCTGGCTGTTCGCTCTGCTGTCGGCCCTGTGCATCCTGGTGTACGCGAACATCCCGCACGGCGCGGACACCCTGCTGCTGGTGCTCGGTTTCCCGCTCGGCTTCTGCATGTCGGCCATCTTCAGCGGCTTCGGCTCCTACCTGAGCGAGCTGTACCCGACGGCGGTGCGCGGCACCGGGCAGGGCTTCACGTACAACACGGGCCGGGCGGTGGGCGCGGTGTTCCCGACCCTGGTGGGCTTCCTCGCGGACAGCTGGGGCGTGGGCGGCGCGCTGGTCTTCGGCGCGGTCGGCTACGGCCTCGCGGCGCTGGCGCTGCTCGGGCTGCCCGAGACCCGCGGGAAGGAGCTGGCGTGA
- a CDS encoding putative hydro-lyase, giving the protein MNRTEDRAVITVDAHARAWSPKTARARFRDGLAGPTAGVAAGHTQANLIAVPADWAYDMLLFCQRNPRPCPVLDVTDAGSAATVLAEGADLRTDLPRYRVWQDGELVDEPTDVRAYWRDDLVSFLLGCSFTFEWALARAGVPIRHVEQGRNVPMYVTGRECRPAGRLRGPMVVSMRPVPPEHLGTAIRESSLLPAVHGGPVHCGDPAGLGIGDLGRPDFGEPVTFADGDIPVFWACGVTPQAAVMASRPPFAITHAPGRMFLTDARDEQYRLAGID; this is encoded by the coding sequence GTGAACCGTACCGAGGACCGTGCCGTCATCACGGTCGATGCGCACGCGCGCGCGTGGAGCCCGAAAACCGCGCGGGCCCGCTTCCGCGACGGCCTGGCCGGACCGACCGCCGGAGTCGCGGCGGGGCACACGCAGGCCAACCTGATCGCGGTGCCCGCCGACTGGGCCTACGACATGCTGCTGTTCTGCCAGCGCAACCCCAGGCCCTGCCCGGTGCTCGACGTCACCGACGCCGGCTCTGCGGCGACCGTCCTCGCCGAGGGTGCCGATCTGCGCACCGATCTGCCGCGCTACCGGGTGTGGCAGGACGGCGAGCTGGTGGACGAGCCCACGGACGTGCGCGCGTACTGGCGCGACGACCTGGTGTCGTTCCTGCTCGGCTGCAGCTTCACCTTCGAGTGGGCGCTGGCCCGGGCGGGCGTGCCGATCCGGCACGTCGAGCAGGGCCGGAACGTGCCGATGTACGTGACCGGCCGGGAGTGCCGGCCGGCGGGCAGGCTGCGCGGGCCGATGGTGGTGTCCATGCGGCCGGTGCCGCCCGAGCATCTGGGCACCGCCATCCGGGAGAGCAGCCTGCTGCCGGCCGTGCACGGCGGCCCGGTTCACTGCGGGGATCCCGCGGGCCTCGGCATCGGGGATCTCGGCCGGCCCGACTTCGGCGAACCCGTGACCTTCGCCGACGGTGACATCCCGGTGTTCTGGGCCTGCGGAGTGACCCCGCAGGCGGCCGTGATGGCCTCCCGGCCGCCGTTCGCGATCACGCACGCCCCGGGCCGGATGTTCCTGACCGACGCCCGCGACGAGCAGTACCGGCTGGCCGGCATCGACTGA
- a CDS encoding LamB/YcsF family protein: MTAITAIDLNADLGEGFGRWRLTDDEQLLSVVTSANVACGFHAGDAATMRRVCEQAAERGVTIGAQVSYRDLAGFGRRTMEVPPAELAAEVAYQIGALEVFARAAGARVAYVKPHGALYNRVVHDEEQARAVIDGVRLADASLPVLGLPGSRLLALAAEAGLPAVTEAFADRAYTDEGTLVPRGRDGAVVTDPDAVVERSVSLARSGAVIAHSGARIRVRARSLCLHGDTPGAVGLARRVRERLVAAGVRLEAFA, encoded by the coding sequence ATGACCGCGATCACCGCGATCGATCTGAACGCCGACCTCGGCGAGGGCTTCGGCCGCTGGCGGCTGACCGACGACGAACAGCTGCTGTCCGTCGTCACCAGCGCCAACGTGGCCTGCGGCTTCCATGCCGGGGACGCGGCCACCATGCGCCGGGTGTGCGAACAGGCGGCCGAGCGCGGGGTCACGATCGGCGCGCAGGTCTCCTACCGGGACCTGGCCGGTTTCGGGCGGCGCACGATGGAGGTGCCGCCCGCCGAGCTGGCGGCCGAAGTGGCCTACCAGATCGGCGCCTTGGAAGTGTTCGCCCGGGCGGCAGGGGCGCGCGTCGCGTACGTCAAGCCGCACGGCGCGCTCTACAACCGGGTCGTGCACGACGAGGAGCAGGCCCGGGCGGTGATCGACGGCGTGCGGCTGGCGGACGCCTCGCTGCCGGTGCTGGGCCTGCCCGGCTCGCGGCTGCTGGCGCTGGCCGCCGAGGCGGGGCTGCCGGCGGTCACGGAGGCGTTCGCGGACCGCGCGTACACCGACGAGGGCACGCTGGTGCCGCGCGGCCGGGACGGGGCCGTGGTGACCGACCCGGACGCCGTCGTGGAGCGCTCGGTTAGCCTCGCGCGCTCCGGCGCGGTGATCGCCCACTCCGGCGCACGGATCCGCGTGCGGGCCAGGTCGCTGTGCCTGCACGGCGACACGCCCGGCGCGGTCGGCCTGGCCCGCCGGGTGCGCGAGCGGCTGGTGGCCGCGGGGGTGCGGCTGGAGGCGTTCGCGTGA
- a CDS encoding 5-oxoprolinase subunit B family protein: MRALPVGDDALLVEVTSGEEAQALHAELLRLRAEGTLRVREIVPAARTVLLDGLADPARWAAELTTARVPAVPARARELIELPVRYDGPDLAAVAERWGLTAREAARVHAGTEFTVAFCGFAPGFGYLTGLPDRYHVPRHATPRTSVPAGAVALAGPYTGVYPRSSPGGWQLIGTTDAVLWDHTRVPAALLTPGTRVRFVPVGDA, translated from the coding sequence GTGAGGGCGCTTCCCGTCGGCGACGACGCGCTGCTCGTCGAGGTGACCTCCGGGGAGGAGGCGCAGGCCCTGCACGCGGAGCTGCTGCGGCTCCGCGCGGAGGGCACGCTGCGGGTCCGCGAGATCGTCCCGGCGGCCCGCACGGTCCTGCTCGACGGGCTGGCCGACCCGGCCCGCTGGGCGGCGGAACTGACCACCGCGCGGGTACCGGCCGTGCCCGCACGCGCGCGCGAGCTGATCGAACTGCCCGTGCGCTACGACGGCCCGGACCTTGCGGCGGTCGCCGAGCGCTGGGGGCTGACCGCGCGGGAGGCCGCCCGCGTCCACGCCGGCACCGAGTTCACGGTGGCGTTCTGCGGCTTCGCCCCCGGCTTCGGCTATCTCACCGGTCTCCCGGACCGCTACCACGTCCCGCGCCACGCCACTCCGCGCACGTCCGTTCCGGCCGGTGCCGTTGCGCTGGCCGGGCCGTACACGGGCGTGTACCCGCGTTCCTCACCGGGCGGCTGGCAGCTGATCGGCACGACGGACGCGGTGCTGTGGGACCACACGCGCGTGCCGGCCGCGCTGCTGACCCCGGGGACGCGCGTGCGGTTCGTACCAGTGGGGGACGCATGA
- a CDS encoding biotin-dependent carboxyltransferase family protein, whose translation MTDRALVVVRAGALTTVQDRGRPGYAHLGVPRSGALDPPAAALVNRLVGNPPEAAVLETTLDGCAMRPRSTVTVAVGGAPCPVAVGGRPAAWGAPVVVPAGELLEVGAATAGVRSYLAFGGGIAVEPVLGSRATDLLSGLGPAPLADGTVLPLGAPAGPPARVDGAPQPAPPAALVLRVTPGPRDDWFTARAVRDLATRAYRVSAASNRIGLRTEGPALERARTGELPSEGMVLGAVQVPPDGRPVIFLADHPTTGGYPVVAVVRAADLPAAAQALPGTPVRFVPVRRR comes from the coding sequence ATGACCGACCGTGCGCTCGTCGTGGTGCGCGCCGGGGCGCTGACCACCGTGCAGGACCGTGGGCGGCCGGGGTACGCGCATCTCGGCGTGCCCCGTTCCGGCGCGCTCGACCCGCCCGCGGCGGCGCTGGTGAACCGGCTCGTCGGCAACCCGCCGGAGGCCGCCGTCCTGGAGACCACCCTCGACGGCTGCGCGATGCGCCCGCGTTCGACGGTGACCGTGGCGGTCGGGGGCGCGCCGTGCCCGGTGGCGGTGGGTGGTCGCCCGGCCGCGTGGGGCGCGCCGGTCGTGGTGCCGGCGGGCGAGCTGCTGGAGGTGGGCGCGGCCACGGCCGGTGTCCGCAGCTACCTCGCCTTCGGCGGCGGGATCGCCGTGGAGCCGGTCCTCGGCAGCCGCGCCACCGACCTGCTGTCCGGCCTTGGTCCGGCCCCGCTGGCGGACGGCACGGTGCTGCCGCTGGGCGCCCCGGCCGGCCCTCCCGCGCGTGTGGACGGCGCGCCGCAGCCGGCTCCGCCGGCCGCGCTCGTGCTCCGGGTGACCCCCGGCCCGCGCGACGACTGGTTCACGGCGCGCGCGGTGCGGGACCTGGCCACGCGCGCGTACCGGGTGTCCGCGGCGAGCAACCGCATCGGCCTGCGCACCGAGGGGCCCGCGCTGGAGCGGGCCCGGACCGGTGAACTCCCCAGCGAGGGCATGGTCCTGGGCGCGGTGCAGGTCCCGCCGGACGGCCGGCCGGTGATCTTCCTCGCGGACCATCCGACCACCGGCGGCTACCCGGTCGTCGCGGTGGTCCGCGCCGCCGACCTGCCGGCCGCGGCGCAGGCACTGCCGGGCACCCCGGTCCGGTTCGTACCGGTGCGGCGCCGCTGA
- a CDS encoding glycosyltransferase, with amino-acid sequence MTGQPLRIVRLANFVAPASGGLRTALRELGRGFVAAGHEPVLIVPGERHTDRDTEQGRVITLPGPLLPGTGGYRVLTDRRRVAALLTELAPDRLEVSDRTTLRWTGRWARRARVPAVMVSHETADGVLRTWGLPEHLARRAADSLNTRTAHVYARVVCTTEFAEREFVRIGARNVVRAPLGVDLMERHPALHDPGLRARYARGDEALLVMASRLSVEKRPGTALDALGTLLRRGRRAVLVVAGDGPLRARLEQRARDRGLPVTFLGHVSDRTALGALQASADVCLAPGPAETFGLAALESMACGTPVVASAASALPEVIGSAGATAAGGAEAFADAVELLLERGEGERREAARARAECFGWGTAVEAFLAAHDAEVLRRPDARPAVPEGVA; translated from the coding sequence ATGACCGGGCAGCCCCTGCGCATCGTCCGGCTCGCCAACTTCGTCGCCCCCGCCTCCGGCGGCCTGCGCACCGCCCTGCGGGAACTCGGCAGGGGCTTCGTGGCCGCCGGCCACGAACCCGTGCTGATCGTGCCCGGCGAACGGCACACCGACCGCGACACCGAACAGGGCCGGGTCATCACCCTGCCCGGCCCGCTGCTGCCCGGCACCGGCGGCTACCGCGTCCTCACCGACAGGCGGCGCGTGGCCGCCCTCCTGACGGAGCTGGCCCCGGACCGGCTGGAGGTCTCCGACCGGACCACCCTGCGCTGGACCGGCCGCTGGGCGCGCCGCGCGCGCGTGCCCGCCGTGATGGTCTCGCACGAGACCGCCGACGGCGTGCTGCGCACCTGGGGCCTGCCCGAGCACCTCGCCCGGCGCGCCGCCGACTCCCTCAACACCCGGACCGCCCACGTCTACGCGCGGGTGGTGTGCACCACCGAGTTCGCCGAGCGCGAGTTCGTGCGCATCGGCGCGCGCAACGTCGTACGCGCCCCGCTGGGCGTCGACCTGATGGAACGTCACCCCGCGCTGCACGACCCCGGGCTGCGTGCCCGCTACGCGCGCGGGGACGAGGCGCTGCTCGTGATGGCCTCCCGGCTGTCCGTGGAGAAGCGCCCCGGCACGGCCCTGGACGCCCTCGGCACGCTGCTGCGGCGCGGGCGGCGGGCGGTGCTCGTGGTGGCCGGGGACGGGCCGCTGCGCGCCCGGCTGGAGCAGCGCGCGCGGGACCGCGGGCTCCCGGTGACCTTCCTCGGGCACGTCTCCGACCGGACGGCCCTCGGCGCGCTCCAGGCCTCCGCCGACGTGTGCCTCGCCCCCGGGCCCGCCGAGACCTTCGGACTGGCCGCGCTGGAGTCCATGGCGTGCGGCACGCCGGTGGTGGCGAGCGCGGCGTCCGCGCTGCCCGAGGTCATCGGGTCCGCCGGAGCCACCGCCGCCGGCGGTGCCGAGGCGTTCGCGGACGCCGTGGAACTCCTCCTGGAGCGCGGTGAGGGCGAGCGGCGCGAAGCGGCACGCGCGCGTGCGGAGTGCTTCGGCTGGGGAACGGCCGTGGAAGCCTTCCTTGCGGCCCACGACGCGGAGGTGCTGCGCCGCCCCGACGCCCGGCCCGCCGTGCCGGAGGGCGTGGCATGA
- a CDS encoding glycosyltransferase family 4 protein — MRVVIVTESFPPDVNGVAHCALQTARHLVDRGHHPLVVAPAPAPGSGPDTDAPCPVVRVPSLPLPGYPQVRVALPSRRLAAALVAHRPDVVHLAGPFVLGVRGMAAAARLGVPAVAVYQTDLAGYARTYMGAGEAAAWRRIRSVHAAADRTLAPSSAALSDLEEHGVPRVRLWPRGVDTVRFQPRHRDEALRRALAPNGELIVGYVGRLAPEKHVELLSGVCGLAGVRVVVVGDGPSQAHLTEALPGAVFLGRRTGDDLARIFASLDLFVHTGPFETFCQTVQEAMASGVPVVAPAAGGPLDLVDHGRTGLLVPPRDAGAVEAAVRALAADPVRRAAYGASARATVEGRTWAAVGDQLLSHYEDVLAARRTAVAA, encoded by the coding sequence ATGCGTGTCGTCATCGTGACCGAATCCTTTCCCCCCGATGTGAACGGCGTGGCCCACTGCGCGCTCCAGACCGCCCGGCACCTCGTAGATCGCGGTCACCACCCGCTCGTCGTCGCCCCCGCCCCCGCGCCCGGCAGCGGCCCGGACACGGACGCCCCGTGCCCGGTCGTACGGGTCCCCTCGCTTCCGCTCCCCGGCTACCCCCAGGTCCGCGTCGCCCTGCCCAGCCGGCGCCTCGCCGCGGCCCTCGTCGCCCACCGCCCCGACGTGGTGCACCTGGCCGGACCCTTCGTCCTCGGCGTCCGCGGCATGGCGGCCGCCGCCCGGCTCGGTGTCCCCGCCGTCGCCGTCTACCAGACCGACCTCGCCGGGTACGCCCGTACCTACATGGGCGCCGGGGAGGCCGCCGCCTGGCGGCGGATCCGTTCCGTGCACGCCGCCGCCGACCGCACCCTGGCCCCCTCCAGCGCCGCCCTGTCCGACCTGGAGGAGCACGGCGTGCCGCGGGTCCGGCTGTGGCCGCGCGGCGTGGACACCGTACGTTTTCAGCCACGGCACCGTGACGAGGCGCTGCGCCGCGCCCTCGCCCCGAACGGCGAACTGATCGTCGGTTACGTCGGCCGGCTCGCCCCCGAGAAGCACGTGGAACTCCTCTCCGGCGTCTGCGGGCTGGCCGGCGTGCGGGTCGTGGTCGTCGGCGACGGACCCAGCCAGGCGCACCTGACCGAGGCCCTGCCCGGCGCCGTCTTCCTGGGCCGCCGCACCGGCGACGACCTGGCCCGGATATTCGCCTCCCTGGACCTGTTCGTGCACACCGGCCCCTTCGAGACGTTCTGCCAGACCGTCCAGGAGGCCATGGCCAGCGGCGTCCCGGTCGTCGCGCCCGCCGCCGGCGGCCCGCTCGACCTGGTCGACCACGGCCGTACCGGCCTGCTGGTCCCGCCGCGCGACGCCGGCGCCGTAGAGGCGGCCGTGCGTGCCCTGGCCGCCGATCCCGTGCGGCGGGCCGCGTACGGCGCGTCGGCCCGCGCGACCGTCGAGGGCCGCACCTGGGCCGCCGTCGGCGACCAGCTGCTCAGCCACTACGAGGACGTCCTCGCGGCCCGCAGGACGGCGGTGGCGGCATGA
- a CDS encoding HEAT repeat domain-containing protein: MFDPVIAPSGTLLGLLQRGRGDGTLHALTAPRAEALAALNHCVLRDPRHDWQLENRSLYYARLFLDLNGELDAVEAHLFDAEDVLDTDESRTGLALAVLGHLASYGRRDALELLRRYAAHGSNWAWALDELALRDDDAGLRTLAVPVLARFGTDAEGEAELAAAVRDAFEPRPWRLWAEDPRESIGTRVRAAHEAGCFDRWQRQMRPTGPRPGWSVRAVFEWAQQGIDRGAALHVPAARCLGAVAGPEDRPEIVQAARTGTDGARCTALRYLADGNDRDALDLIEAAVTDGTALVVEAAVDAFERMRSVAAVDRARRWAQRPDALGAAAGRMLAARGGTRDRDLVLGALREAVRGEGPDAPTLGTLVDGAGRLGIACAAPVLRHVYRETASSHLRGRAARALAATDPSFATGFAVECLWDCEETTRELAARHAETGDARVVERLRRLAVDPAEEAEVQTAVRSRFGPDAALG; encoded by the coding sequence ATGTTCGATCCGGTCATAGCGCCCAGCGGTACGCTGCTCGGGCTGCTCCAGCGCGGCCGTGGCGACGGCACGCTGCACGCGCTCACGGCCCCGCGCGCCGAAGCGCTCGCGGCCCTGAACCACTGTGTCCTGCGCGACCCCCGCCACGACTGGCAGCTGGAGAACCGCTCCCTGTACTACGCCCGGCTCTTCCTCGACCTGAACGGCGAGCTGGACGCCGTGGAGGCGCACCTCTTCGACGCCGAGGACGTGCTCGACACCGACGAGTCCCGCACCGGCCTGGCCCTGGCCGTCCTCGGCCACCTCGCCTCCTACGGCCGGCGGGACGCCCTGGAACTGCTGCGCAGGTACGCGGCGCACGGCTCCAACTGGGCCTGGGCCCTGGACGAGCTGGCCCTCAGGGACGACGACGCGGGTCTGCGCACCCTCGCCGTCCCCGTCCTGGCCCGCTTCGGCACCGACGCCGAGGGCGAGGCCGAGCTGGCCGCCGCCGTACGCGACGCCTTCGAACCACGGCCCTGGCGGCTGTGGGCCGAGGATCCGCGCGAATCGATCGGCACGCGTGTGCGTGCCGCCCACGAGGCCGGCTGCTTCGACCGCTGGCAGCGGCAGATGCGACCCACCGGGCCCCGCCCGGGGTGGAGCGTGCGCGCCGTCTTCGAGTGGGCCCAGCAGGGCATCGACCGCGGCGCCGCCCTCCACGTGCCCGCCGCCCGCTGCCTGGGCGCCGTGGCCGGACCAGAGGACCGGCCCGAGATCGTGCAGGCCGCCCGGACCGGCACCGACGGAGCGCGCTGCACCGCGCTGCGCTACCTCGCCGACGGCAACGACCGGGACGCGCTCGACCTGATCGAGGCCGCGGTCACCGACGGGACGGCGCTCGTCGTGGAGGCCGCCGTCGACGCCTTCGAACGGATGCGCAGCGTCGCCGCCGTCGACCGCGCGCGCCGCTGGGCCCAGCGCCCCGACGCGCTCGGCGCCGCCGCCGGCCGCATGCTCGCCGCCCGCGGCGGCACCCGGGACCGCGACCTCGTCCTCGGCGCCCTCCGCGAGGCCGTGCGCGGCGAGGGACCCGACGCCCCCACTCTGGGGACCCTCGTCGACGGCGCCGGACGCCTCGGCATCGCGTGCGCGGCCCCCGTCCTGCGCCACGTCTACCGGGAGACGGCCTCGTCCCATCTCCGCGGCCGCGCCGCCCGCGCGCTGGCCGCCACCGACCCCTCCTTCGCCACCGGCTTCGCCGTCGAATGCCTGTGGGACTGCGAGGAGACCACCCGCGAACTCGCAGCCCGGCACGCCGAGACCGGTGACGCCCGGGTCGTGGAGCGCCTGCGCCGCCTGGCCGTCGATCCGGCCGAGGAGGCCGAGGTGCAGACCGCGGTTCGCAGCCGCTTCGGACCGGACGCGGCACTCGGCTGA
- a CDS encoding ankyrin repeat domain-containing protein, with the protein MSEAPDPEVVELATKIFDLARQGQTEALVAYVDAGVPANLTNDRGDSLVMLAAYHGHADAVRALLARGAAADQINDRGQTPLAGAVFKGETDVIKALIEGGADPSAGTPSAVDTARMFGKTELLELFGVH; encoded by the coding sequence ATGAGCGAAGCCCCCGACCCCGAGGTCGTGGAGCTGGCGACCAAGATCTTCGATCTGGCCCGGCAGGGGCAGACCGAGGCGCTCGTGGCGTACGTCGACGCGGGTGTTCCGGCCAACCTCACCAACGACCGCGGCGACTCCCTCGTGATGCTCGCCGCCTACCACGGCCACGCCGACGCGGTGCGCGCGCTGCTCGCCCGCGGCGCGGCGGCGGACCAGATCAACGACCGGGGCCAGACCCCGCTCGCAGGTGCCGTCTTCAAGGGTGAGACGGACGTGATCAAGGCCCTCATCGAGGGCGGAGCCGATCCTTCCGCGGGCACGCCGTCGGCCGTCGACACGGCCCGGATGTTCGGCAAGACGGAGCTGCTGGAACTGTTCGGCGTCCACTGA